Below is a window of bacterium DNA.
CTCACGCCACGCCACCGCCCCGACTACGACCAAGCCCACCGCGGCGGCCACCACAACGAGGGCGACGATCATCCGAACACCCCTTGCCGCGGGCTAGAGGCGATCAGCAACGCCATGATCACTCCTCTTCGGTATCTTCGGGTTGGTAGTGCTGTCGGTCCTTCAATCGGGCCGACCCGGTGTGCTCGGGAAGCCATCCCGTGACCATGTACACCACCCGCTCCCCGATGTTGACCGCATGGTCGCCGATGCGCTCGTAGTACCGGCTGATCAGACAGAGCTGAACGGCGGCTTGAAGATCGATGGTGCCGTCGTTGTGGGCTTGGAACACGGCCTGAACGCAGTCGCGGTTCAGGCCGTCTAGTTGGTCGTCGATGTCGTCGAGGGCCGCGGCCAACCCAGCGTTGCGGTCGACATAGGAGTCGATGGCCAGTCGCACCAGCCGGCACGCCTCCTCACTCATCCTCACCAGCAAGCCCCGAAGGGTGGCGTCGTAGTGGGTGCCGTAAATGCGCCGGGTGGCCTTGGCAATGTTGACCGCCAAATCGCCCGACCGCTCCAACTCGGCGTTCAGCCGAAGAGCGGTGCTGAGGGCCCGCAGGTCGCCGGCCATGGGCGACTGAAGGGCCAGCACCTGATGGCATCGCTCTTCGAGGTGTACCGACAGATAGTCGAGCTCGTCATCTGAGGTGATGAGCTGCTGGGCCAGCTCCAAGTTGGATTCCAGCAGCGACTCGGTGGCCCGGGGAACGGCCTCGGTGACCAGCGCGGCCATGCGTACGATGCCCGCCTGGATCTCGTCCAGTTCCTCGTGGAAGGACTTGCGCAGCTCTCCCACCTCGGGCTCCGGACCAGAGCTCAGCCGAACCGCCCGGTGACGTAGTTCTCGGTCCGCTCGTCGGAGGGATTCGAGAAGATGGTCTCGGTGCGGTCGTATTCCACCAGCAACCCGCACCGCTGGTCGGTGGTGGAATCGAGTTGAGCAGTGAAGAACGCCGTGCGATTGCTGATCCGGGCGGCCTGCTGCATGTTGTGGGTGACGATCACGATGGTGTAGTCGTCCTTGATCTCCTGCATCAGGTCCTCGATGCGGGTGGTGGCGATGGGGTCGAGAGCTGAGCACGGCTCGTCCATCAGCAGCACATCGGGATCGACGGCGATGGCCCGGGCAATGCACAGGCGCTGCTGCTGTCCGCCGGACAGCCCCAGAGCAGAGTCCTTCAGCCGGTCCTTCACCTCGTCCCACAGAGCAGCCCGACCCAGCGACCGCTCCACGATCTCATCCAAATCGCCCTTCTTTTTGGCCATCCCGGTGACCCGGGGGCCGAAAGCGATGTTGTCGTAGATCGACTTGGGGAACGGGTTGGGCTTTTGGAACACCATGCCAATGCGACGGCGGACCTCCACCGGATCAACCCGGGAGTCGTAAATGGACACGTTGCGGAAGTCCACCCGGCCCTCGACGCGGGCGATGGGGATGAGATCATTCATCCGGTTGAAGCAGCGCAGCACCGTGGTCTTGCCACAGCCCGAAGGGCCGATCATGGCGGTGATCTCGTGCTCGTACACCGTGAAGGTGGCTCCCTGAACGGCAAGAAAGTCACCGTAAAACACGTTGAGGTCTTCTACCTCGAAAACCGGGGCACCGGCGGTGTCGAGAGCAGCGGCTTGCCCAATTCGGTCCAGGTCCAAACCGAGACGGGGAGAGGCTTCCTGCTCTGCCATTTCAGTGGCCATACTTCCAGAGACTGCTGTCACGAATCACCCTCTCTTCTTTTCGAAGTGGTTCCGCATCAAGATGGCCGCCGCATTCATCAGGATAACGAATACCAGCAGCACCACGATGGCAGCGGCGGCGGCTTCGGCGAAGCCCGGATCGCGGCCCGAGTTCTGCACCCACTCCACGATGATCACGGGCATGGCCATGAAGTGCTCGGCGTTGATAGCGCTGAAGTCCAGGAATGCCGGATCTGTGCCCAGGCGACCGGTGACCGCGCCGACAAGGAGAATCGGGGCGGCTTCGCCGATACCCCGGGACATGGACAGCAGCGTCCCGGTCAATATGCCCGGTGCTGCGTAGGGCAGCACCTGGCTGCGGATCATGGTCCACTTGGTGGCGCCCACACCGTAGGCCCCCTCTTTGAGTCCTTGCGGGACCGCCCGGATGGCCTCCTGAGCGGTGATGATCACGATGGGCAGCACCAAGATGGCCAGGGTGATGCCTGCCGACGCGATGGACTTGCCGCCGGTGAGATCGCCCATGCTCTTCACGAACAAGAACAAGCCGAGCAAGCCGTACACGATCGAAGGAACCCCAGCGAGATTGCGTATGTTCAACTCGATGAACCGGGTGAACCGACTTTTGGGGGCGTACTCCTCCAACCAGATGGCCGCGCCAATGCCGAATGGGAAGGCCAGCACGGCCACAAACACCGCGATCCAGAATGTGCCCACCAAAGCCTGGTGAACCCCCAGCTTGTGGTCGTGCGAGACCGACCGCATGGTCCCGTTCAAGAACCCGCCGGGGCGGCCAGTGAGCACGCCCCAGGCATCCACTACGACGTCCACAATCAGCACGCCGAGAATGAAGAGCGAGATCGCCAAGGTAAGCAACAAGGTGGCCTGGAACACCCGGCCTCTGATGTCCCATGCCCGACGCTCCATGGCCTGCACCATCATTTTGCTGGTGCGAGGGCCAACCAGCTTGCCGACCGCCATCAGTACTGCTCCCGCACCCGCTGGACGAACCGGTTGGCCACGATGTTCAACCCGAAGGTCATCACAAATAACACGAGGCCCACAAAGAAGAGGCTCTGGAAGGTGAGACCTTCGCCCACCACGTTGTCGGTGCCCCGGGCCAGTGAGGCCATGGCCGCCGTCATGGGGAGGCTTCCGTCTAGAGCGCTGTCGGTGTAGGTGGCGGTCTGGGATGCACCCCCGGCCAGAAATACCACCATGGTCTCACCCAAGGCTCGGGATACGGCCAAGATGAACGAGGCCACCAGCCCGGAGATCGCGGCCGGGATCACCACCCGGACGGTGGTGGTCATCTTGCGAGCCCCCAAACCAGATGATGCCTCCCGCAACGACATCGGCACCGCATTCATGGCGTCTTCGGAGATGGACGCCACCAGTGGAATGATGAGGATCCCTACTCCGATGCCCGAGGCGAGCAGCGAGCCAGCCGCCGGCCCGTTGAAGAGGGTCTTGACCACGTTGGGGGCAATCCACTCCAAGGCGAAGAAACCGAGAACCACGCTGGGGATCCCGGCCAAAATCTCCAAGATGGGCTTGAGCGTGCGGCGAATACCCGGCCGGGCATATTCCGACAGGTAAATGGCCGCGCCCAATCCCAGTGGAGTGGCCACGATCATGGCGATGCCGGTGATGATAAAACTGGCCACCAGCAGGGTTTTGATGTCGTAGATGCCCCGGCGGGGGAACCAGCCGATGTCCCAAACCGAGCCCCAGTTCACTTCGACCATGAACGTCCAAGCCTCAGAGAACAGCGACCAGATGATGAGCACAGATATCAATATGGACACCAGCGCGGTGGCTCCAAGCGAATAGCGAATCACCTGCTCCTTGCGGGCCTGCCGAGGGTTGGCCCTCAGGGATTCGACGGTGAGCCTCCCGGTGTCTGTCATCGGGCTGACCATTCAGCTCGAGATGCCATCCTGTCTTCTTCAGTGAGGTTCACGTACTTGACGTCGCTGACCGCGGTGCCCAAGCCCCCATCGCTCAAGTAGAAGTCCACAAAGGAGGTCACCGCTGGACTGGCTTCAGCCTTGGCCTTGTTCACGTAGATGTAGAGCGACCGGGCCACCGGATATTCCCCGGTGGCGATTGCACCAGGGCTTGCGGCCTTGCAACCATCGCCACCGTCTACGTCTAGCAACTTCACGCCTTGAACGTTGGCGGTAAAGGCATACCCGACCCAGCCGAGACTGCTGTCGCTGGATTGCAGCCCTTGAATGATCACGTTGTCATCGGCATTGGCGTTGTAGTCGGGCCGAGTGGTGGCGTCCTGGCCTCGCTCGTCGGCAATGTGCTCCAGCACGATCTCAACGAAGCTGTCGAATGTGCCCGACTCCTCGCCCGGGCCGTAGACGTCCAGCGATCCATCGGGCAGCGTGGAGGACGATCCCAACTCCGAGGCCAGAGCCTGCGCATCCGTCCATCTCTTGAATCCGGTGGACTCGGGGCCCACCAGCGCATAGATGTCGGCAAAGCTCACACAACCCACAGGGTTGTTCTCGTTGGTCATGACCGCGATGCCGTCAATGGCCACCCGCAACTCGACAAATTCGATTCCCGCTTCCGCGCACTCGGCGATTTCCTTGTCCTTGATCGGACGAGAAGCATCGGAAATATCGGTCTCCCCGGCGCAGAACAGCTTGAATCCGTCTCCGGTGCCCGGGCCGTCGACCGTCACTGCCACTCCGGACTCCACATCTTCGAACAACTCCGCCACCCGCACCGAAATCGGCTCCACCGTCGAAGAACCCGAGATCGTCACCCGTCCGGTGATGCCGCTGCCGACACCTTGGCCACTGCCGCGACTGCACGCCCCGGCTACCAGAGCTAACACCGCCACAATTCCAATGATTGGCATGACGAATCTCAGACGCCGCAACCATTCTCCCTTGAAACCCACCACTTAGTGGCCAAGACGGTAGGCCAGTGGGATTGCCGGCTAGTCGCGCCTGTCTGAACGGAAGGTGAACAGGCAAGGAATCTTTGGAGAGGCCGCGATCAGGCCAAAACGCTGTCACCCACCAAGGCCAAGAACGCGCTCACCATCTTGAGGTCGCGCTCGTTGGTGAAGTAGTTCAACGACTCCACTACCGGCACCCAGTCGATGGCGTCCACCTCGGGATTGGGAGTGAAGCTTCCGGAAATCGCGTCCATTTCCCAGTAGTGCACCTGGCGGGTCCGGCCCCGGCGATTGGTGTAGTCAACCATGCCCAGCTCTCTACCCAACTCACAGACATAGCCGGTTTCCTCGTGTACTTCGCGCAGCGCGCACTCGGCCAAGGTCTCACCCGGATCAAGCTTGCCCGCGGGCAACGACCAGTCGAGGTGCTTGGGTCGATGGACCATCAGAACTTCTAACTCCCCGTCGTTGTGGCGGGTGACTAGACCTCCGCCGCCGAGGATGACCGCTACCGATCCGAAACGCACGAAATATAACGGTAGGGCGTGAACCCGCCGAAATTGCGGATACCCCAGGGACTAATAGAACACTCTGTTAGGACGCGGGGCCGGCCACCAGGCGCTCGAAAGCGGTGTGGGCATCGAATCCCGTGCTGGAGGGAACTCGCTGCCAACTGCCGTCGGACCTCAG
It encodes the following:
- the phoU gene encoding phosphate signaling complex protein PhoU, which translates into the protein MGELRKSFHEELDEIQAGIVRMAALVTEAVPRATESLLESNLELAQQLITSDDELDYLSVHLEERCHQVLALQSPMAGDLRALSTALRLNAELERSGDLAVNIAKATRRIYGTHYDATLRGLLVRMSEEACRLVRLAIDSYVDRNAGLAAALDDIDDQLDGLNRDCVQAVFQAHNDGTIDLQAAVQLCLISRYYERIGDHAVNIGERVVYMVTGWLPEHTGSARLKDRQHYQPEDTEEE
- the pstB gene encoding phosphate ABC transporter ATP-binding protein PstB, with the protein product MATEMAEQEASPRLGLDLDRIGQAAALDTAGAPVFEVEDLNVFYGDFLAVQGATFTVYEHEITAMIGPSGCGKTTVLRCFNRMNDLIPIARVEGRVDFRNVSIYDSRVDPVEVRRRIGMVFQKPNPFPKSIYDNIAFGPRVTGMAKKKGDLDEIVERSLGRAALWDEVKDRLKDSALGLSGGQQQRLCIARAIAVDPDVLLMDEPCSALDPIATTRIEDLMQEIKDDYTIVIVTHNMQQAARISNRTAFFTAQLDSTTDQRCGLLVEYDRTETIFSNPSDERTENYVTGRFG
- the pstA gene encoding phosphate ABC transporter permease PstA, producing MAVGKLVGPRTSKMMVQAMERRAWDIRGRVFQATLLLTLAISLFILGVLIVDVVVDAWGVLTGRPGGFLNGTMRSVSHDHKLGVHQALVGTFWIAVFVAVLAFPFGIGAAIWLEEYAPKSRFTRFIELNIRNLAGVPSIVYGLLGLFLFVKSMGDLTGGKSIASAGITLAILVLPIVIITAQEAIRAVPQGLKEGAYGVGATKWTMIRSQVLPYAAPGILTGTLLSMSRGIGEAAPILLVGAVTGRLGTDPAFLDFSAINAEHFMAMPVIIVEWVQNSGRDPGFAEAAAAAIVVLLVFVILMNAAAILMRNHFEKKRG
- the pstC gene encoding phosphate ABC transporter permease subunit PstC, with amino-acid sequence MTDTGRLTVESLRANPRQARKEQVIRYSLGATALVSILISVLIIWSLFSEAWTFMVEVNWGSVWDIGWFPRRGIYDIKTLLVASFIITGIAMIVATPLGLGAAIYLSEYARPGIRRTLKPILEILAGIPSVVLGFFALEWIAPNVVKTLFNGPAAGSLLASGIGVGILIIPLVASISEDAMNAVPMSLREASSGLGARKMTTTVRVVIPAAISGLVASFILAVSRALGETMVVFLAGGASQTATYTDSALDGSLPMTAAMASLARGTDNVVGEGLTFQSLFFVGLVLFVMTFGLNIVANRFVQRVREQY
- a CDS encoding substrate-binding domain-containing protein, whose translation is MPIIGIVAVLALVAGACSRGSGQGVGSGITGRVTISGSSTVEPISVRVAELFEDVESGVAVTVDGPGTGDGFKLFCAGETDISDASRPIKDKEIAECAEAGIEFVELRVAIDGIAVMTNENNPVGCVSFADIYALVGPESTGFKRWTDAQALASELGSSSTLPDGSLDVYGPGEESGTFDSFVEIVLEHIADERGQDATTRPDYNANADDNVIIQGLQSSDSSLGWVGYAFTANVQGVKLLDVDGGDGCKAASPGAIATGEYPVARSLYIYVNKAKAEASPAVTSFVDFYLSDGGLGTAVSDVKYVNLTEEDRMASRAEWSAR
- a CDS encoding NUDIX hydrolase yields the protein MRFGSVAVILGGGGLVTRHNDGELEVLMVHRPKHLDWSLPAGKLDPGETLAECALREVHEETGYVCELGRELGMVDYTNRRGRTRQVHYWEMDAISGSFTPNPEVDAIDWVPVVESLNYFTNERDLKMVSAFLALVGDSVLA